A window from Solanum stenotomum isolate F172 chromosome 5, ASM1918654v1, whole genome shotgun sequence encodes these proteins:
- the LOC125865655 gene encoding nascent polypeptide-associated complex subunit alpha-like protein 1, which yields MTAQSQEELLAAHLEQQKLESEVPIIEDEEDDDDDDDDEKDDDDAEELGDGSGRLKQSRSEKKSRKAMLKLGMKPIPGVSRVTVKKSKNILFVISKPDVFKSPNSDTYVIFGEAKIEDLSSQLQSQAAEQFKAPNLSNVISKPEPSTVAQDDEDVDETGVEPKDIELVMTQAGVSRAKAVKALKAADGDIVSAIMEITN from the exons TCAGAGGTACCAATCATCGAGGACGAAGAAGACGATGATGACGACGATGACGATGAGAAAGATGATGATGACGCTGAAG AACTTGGAGATGGTAGTGGCAGGTTGAAGCAGAGCAGGAGTGAGAAGAAGAGCCGAAAAGCTATGCTAAAGCTAGGAATGAAGCCAATCCCAGGTGTCAGCCGTGTAACTGTCAAGAAGAGCAAAAAT ATACTATTTGTCATCTCAAAACCAGATGTTTTCAAGAGCCCAAATTCAGACACATATGTCATATTTGGTGAAGCAAAGATTGAGGACTTGAGCTCACAATTGCAGTCTCAAGCTGCAGAGCAGTTCAAGGCTCCTAATCTAAGCAACGTTATATCAAAGCCAGAGCCATCGACTGTGGCTCAGGATGATGAGGACGTTGATGAGACTGGCGTAGAACCGAAGGATATAGAGCTGGTGATGACTCAAGCAGGAGTTTCCAGAGCCAAAGCTGTCAAGGCTCTCAAGGCTGCAGATGGCGATATAGTCTCTGCTATCATGGAGATTACAAACTAG